From Hoeflea sp. 108:
GCCATAGAAACGGTCAGATCAGCGGTAAACGCCGTTCACCGCAAGAGACGGCAGCTCGCCGCCGACCCACTTTTCGTAAAGTTCCTTGTAACGGCCGGTGCGGACCTGCTGGTTGATGAACAGGTTCAGGTAGTTGATGAGGCCGTATTCCTCACGGTTGGTGAACAGCGCGACATAGTCGATGTCGAATGGCGCGTTGCCGACCACGGAGATGCCGGGGAACTTGCCGGTCTTGACGTTGGCCTGGGCAACCGTCGAGGTCGACACGGTGGCGTCGAGCTGACCCTGGCTCAGAGCCAGGAACACGTCGGCCTGGGTCTGGTAAGGACGGAACTCGCCCACGCCCCATTCCTTGACCTGCTTTTCGAGAGCGATGGCTTCATAGGTGCCGGCGGTGGCGCCCACGACTTTGCCCTTCATGTCCTCGAATGACTTGATGCCGGTCTTGTCGTTGGAGGTGACGGCCATCTGGAATGCGAAGTAGGGAACCGTCATGCCGACGGTCTTGGCGCGCTCCAGAGTATCCGAGGTCGAGGCGACGCCGACATCGACGCGGCCCGACATCAGCGCGGGAATGCGCTCGGGGAACGGCGTCTCGACGATCTCGGCGGTGACGCCGAGCGCCTTGGCCAGATCGTTGCAGTAGTCGACGTCGAAGCCGATCGGGTTGTTGCTCGCGTCGCGCGAACCCATCGGCGGGAAGTCGAGCACGACGGCGCAGCGCAGCGTGCCCGAAGCGATGATGTCGTCCAGCTTGTCGGCGTGAGCCTGGCCGGTCAGTGCGGTGGCGGCCATGAGGCCGAAGGCGAGAACCGAAGTCTTCATTGTCACACTCTCTCCCTGAGTAGGTCTGTCTGTCGGTTGACGGCGGCGCACTATTCCGCGTCGGAGAGCGTAAATCAAATTAAAAATACAAGTCGTATACAAAAAGTATCCGAAATGTCGGCTTACGACGCCACCGGCGCCGGGCCTCCCGCAAGGGGAGGTCCGGACTTAGCCGGCAAATCGAGAGATCAGCCGAGGAAGTCTTCGGGCAGCAGGCCTTCCGGCATGTTCTGGTAGGAAACCGGGCGCAGGAAGCGGCGGATCGACATGGTGCCGACACTGGTTGCGCCGAAATTGGTCGAGGCCGGATAGGGCCCGCCATGCACCATCGAATCGGCCACCTCGACACCGGTCGGGAAGCCGTTGACCAGCACACGGCCAGCCTTGCGCTCGAGCACCGGGCGCAGGCGACGGGCCGCTTCGAGGTCGGCGGCGTCCATATGGATTGTCGCGGTCAGCTGACCTTCGAAGCCGCGCGCGATCTGCTCCATCTCGTCGAGCGAGCCGACACGAACGACCATGCCAAGCGGCCCGAAGACCTCTTCGCCGAGCAGATGGTCGGACACGAACTGCGCGCCCGTCGTCTCGAACAAGTTCGGCGTCGCGCTGCGACCCGACGATTCGGTCGTCAGCAGCGGCTTGACCGTGTTGCGCGTGGCAAAGCGTGCTGCACCCTCATGATAGGCCTTGGCGATGCCGTCGGTCAGCATGGTCTGCGGCCCGACCTTGGCAAGCGCTTCGGTGGCGGCAGCCACGAAGCGGTCGGCATCGGCGCCGTCGATCACCACGGCGATGCCGGGATTGGTGCAGAACTGGCCAGCCCCCATGGTCAGCGACCCGGCCCAGCCCTGCCCCAGGGCTTCGCCACGCGCCTTCATCGCTTCCGGCAGCATCATCATCGGGTTGACCGAACCGAGCTCGCCGAAGAACGGGATCGGCTCCGGACGCTGCGCGCAGAGATCAAACAGGGCACGGCCGCCGGCGAGCGAGCCGGTGAAGCCCACGGCCTTGATCAGCGGATGCTTGACCAGCGCATGGCCGACGTCGCGGCTGCCGCCTTGGATCAGCGAGAACACGCCCGGATGAACGCCCGTGCTGGCAATCGCCGCGGCAATCGCCTGGGCGACGATCTCACCGGTGCCGGGATGGGCCGAGTGGCCCTTGACCACGACCGGGCAGCCGGCTGCGAGTGCCGCCGCCGTGTCGCCGCCGGCAGTCGAAAACGCGAGCGGGAAGTTCGAGGCGCCGAACACTGCGACAGGACCCACCGGGCGCTGGATCAGCCTTATCTCCGGGCGCGGCAGCGGCTGGCGGTCGGGCAATGCGGCATCCAGGCGACGGTCGAGATAGTCACCCTTCTCGATATGGTCGGCGAACAGGCGAAGCTGACCGGTCGTGCGGCCACGCTCGCCCTGCAGGCGGGCCTCCGGCAGGCCGGTTTCCTGGCTGCCGATCTCGGTGATCTCGGCGGCGCGTGCCTCAATCTCGTCGGCAATTGCGCGCAGGAAGGCGGCGCGTTCCTGTCGCGACGAATTGGCGTAGCTCCAGAAGGCATCCTCGGCTGCTTCGCACGCGCGGTTAACCAGATCGACGGTGCCCGCGGCAAACTGGTGCACGGGGCCATGCGCAGGCGCGCTGGCGAAGGTGCCGGCTCCGTCGAGCCATTCGCCCGCAACGAGGTGTTTTCCCTTGGGAGTGAAAGCCATGCGACGTTCCTTTCTGGATGACCGGCGCGTCCTTTGGTGACGATCGACGCGCAGTCGAATTGCACTTGTCGAGTATTTGTATACTCTATGTATGCAAAACTTCAACCGCCGTGCCCGCCTGTCAGGCCCAGCCATGCATGAGAGAGACGAGATGAGTGAGACCACTGCCCTGCCCATCAGCGCGCTGCACGAGCGCGTCGAGGCGATCTTCCGCAAGGCAGGGCTGAATGCCGTCCAGTCAGGCGCGCTGGCCCGGGTGATCGTTGCCGGCGAGCGCGACGCCTGCAAATCGCACGGCATCTACCGCATCGAAGGCACGCTACGCACGGTCAAGGCCGGCAAGGTAAAGCCCGACGCCGAGCCGGAATTGCTGCCGCAGGAAGGCTCGGCCATCGTCAGGGTCAATGCCAGGAGCGGTTTCGCCAATCCGGCCTTCGAGCTCGGCTTGCCGGCGTTGGTCGAACGCGCCCGCTCCTTTGGCCTTGCGGCGCTTGTCATCAACGACTGCACCCATTTTTCCGCCCTCTGGCCGGAGGTCGAGGCGATCACCGATCAGGGTCTGGCCGGCCTGGTAATGTGCCCGAGCTACGCCTCGGTGGCGCCCGCAGGCGGCAACAAGCCGCTGCTCGGCACCAACCCCTTCGCCTTTGGCTGGCCGCGCCCGGACAAGTCGCCCTACGTCTTCGATTTCGCCACCTCGGTCGCCGCGCGCGGCGAGATCGAACTGCATCGCCGTGCCGGCAAGCCACTGCCTGAGGGCTGGGCCATCGACGCAGACGGCAAGCCGACCACAGATCCGACGGCGGCACTTGCCGGCGCCATGCTGCCCTTCGGCGGCCACAAGGGCTCGGCCATCGGCACGATGATCGAGCTGCTCGCCGGCATCATGATCGGCGATCTGACCAGCCCGGAAGTGCTGGAATATCTGGGCACCACGACGCTGGCCCCGCCGCATGGCGAGCTTATCCTCGCCTTCTCGCCCAAGGCCTTCGCCGCCGGCCGTCCCGGCGATCCCTTCGCCCGCGCCGAGACGCTGTTCGAAGCCATCGCCGGCCAGGGCGCCCGCCTGCCCTCCCAGCGCCGCTACGTCGCCCGCACCAAATCGGAGGCGGAAGGCATCGTGCTCAACGCAGCCGAGATGGAGCTGCTCGACCGCCTGCTGGCGCAGGGGCTCGACGCGGTCTCGTAACGGGCCCGACCACCTTCCGGAAAATCGCCTCCGACCCCGGCTTGCTGCGCAAACACCTCCCCCCGATCGACTGCGGGGAGGTGCCTCGCAAAAGCAACGCGGAGCGGGGCGCTACCAGTCACACACGAGCTCAAAAAAGACCGACCCTCAACCCAAACAAAAAAGGCCCTCCCGATCACTCGGGAGGGCCTTTCTTTTTCATTCGCCTCGGGACCAGATCAACCCTTGTACTTCTCGACCGCGCCGGGAAGCTTGCTCCATGCGCCGTACCAGGCGTTGAACAGTTTGAACTGTGCCTCGCAATAGCCGCGCTGGCTGTCAGTCAGGGCGTCGGTCTCGTTGAAGTGGAGCGTGTACTCCTTGTCGCCCTTCATCACCATCATGTGCTTGAAGTAGAGGACGAGGTCGGGGCCTTCGTCGAAGGACGACAGCACGGCCAACGCCTGCTCCAGCTCCAGCGCGCGCTGGCGGGCATCGACGTCGCCGGCAGCCGCAGCCTGCGACAGGTTGCAGAGGTGGATCACTTCCTTCGGCAGCACGTTGCCGATGCCGGTAATGGCGCCGGTTGCGCCACAATTGACGAAGCCGTGGAAGACAGCCGTGTCGACGCCGATCATCAGCGAAACGCCGTCATCGCGGCTGGTGATGTTCTCGGCCGCATAGCGCATGTCGGCGTTGCCGCCGAATTCCTTGAAACCGACGAGGTTCTTGTGCTCGGCACGGAGCGCGAAGAACAGGTCGGCACGAGTGGCAAAGCCGTAGTACGGGCTGTTGTAGATGACCGCGGGCAGATCGGGAGCCGCCGACAGGATCGCCTTGAAATGCGCCTTCTGGGCGGTGAGCGACGGGCCACGCGACAAAACGCGGGGGATGACCATCAGGCCATGCGCGCCAACTTTCTGGGCGTGCGCGGCATGAGCCACGGCCGAGGCGCTGTTGATGCCGCCGGTGCCGACGATGACAGGCACGCCGGCCTTCACTAGGCGCTCGACGCCTTCCATGCGCTGCTCGTCGGTGAGCAGCGGCCAATCACCCATGGAGCCGCAATAAACAACGGCAGACATGCCCTGCGCGATCAGCTCCTTGCCCTTGCGGACGAGCGCGTCGAAATCGGGGGTGCGATCCTCCTTGCAGGGGGTCATCAGTGCGGGGATTACGCCAGTGAAAATCTTCGCCTTCATCTCAAACTCCTCTGGGCCTGTCATATCGGCACGACCGCCACGTCAAAACGACGCCGTTTCCGTGCCCTCGCCGTCGATTATACGCTTTGCATTTTATTTGTCGACAAGAAATCGACAGAAACTTACAACGCCACTTCAAGCCTGTCATTGCGGGTAAAGAGCTTCTGGATCTGGTGCACGATCTGCTCGGCATGCGCCTTGGCCAGCTGGTCAGCGGCGTCGACGTCGCGAGCCGCAATCACCGCGATCATGTCCTCGTGTTCGTCGACGAAACGCTGCGGCAGCCGGTCTTCGTAGGACTGGTAGTAGAGCCTAAGGATGCGCCGCCCCTCGTCGAGCAGCCGGTTGAACAGGCTGGTGAAATAAGGATTGCGCCCGGCCTCCGAGATCGCCTGGTGCAGGGCCGCGTTGGTGGCGATCATGGCGAGTGCGTCCTGCGCCTGCACGGCGGCGGCGAATTCGGCCTGGTGGGCGCGGATCACCTTGAGGTCCTCGGGGCGGTGATATTGGGCCGCCAGCCTTGTGGTCACGCGGTACATTAGCACCAGCGCGTCGAAATAGGTGTGCATGTTGAGGAAGTCGATATTCGACACCATGGTCGAGCGGTTGGGCAGCGTATCTATCAGGCCCTCGCCCGCCAGCCGCACCAGCGCCTCGCGGATCGGCGTGCGCGACATCTTGAAACGCTCGGCAAGCTGCACCTCGTCGATCGGGCTGCCCGGCAGCAGGACGAGATCGAGAATCTCGTCGCGCAGAAGGTCATAGACCATCTTCACGCCAGAGCCGCGCTTGCGTTCAGGGATGGTGTTCGTATCGGCTTCGGTCATCTGGCAATCCTTTTGTCGACAAGAGAAATACTTCTCGTTCCCTTCATGATCAACCTTTTCCCGAGCCTGTGTGACCGGATCGCAGAAATCTCCAGCGGAAAACCAGCTAACTCGCTCCCCCGTTGGCGAGTTCGCCAGATGCGGCCCTGGCAAGGGTCCTGCCCCTCGCCATAGCTGCACTGAATCCAGAACCAGGCATGTGTCTCTGCTTGAAATCCATAATTTTCCCTATAAGAATTTTATATTCTTTAAGGGAAAGAGTTGAAAAATGGCGGGGAACAAGACGAAGCGCGGGCGACCGCCCAGCGGCGGCAGCGTGGCAGTGCATTTGAGATTCTCGGACGCGGTCGCATTCGCCATCGACAACTATAGGCGACAATATTTGCCCGACGCCAACCGCCAGGATGCGGTTCGCGACCTCATACGACAGCAACTCGCGTCGCAAGGCATGCTTACGACGCCTGACGAGCCCTAAGGAAGCCCTCTACGGCTTCAGCGGTGACAACGGCTCGAACCTGTCTGCGGCCACAACCTGAAGGTTGAGGCGCGACGGCCTGGCTGCATCGCAGAACACCGTGTTGCGGGCGACGCGACTTGTGCGGCCACGCCCTTCGGGCGCACCTGTGTTCGGATTGACGTCGTATTTCGGGAAGTTTGACGACGAGATATCGAGCCGCAGCCTGTGACCCTTCTTGAACAGATTGGCGGTCGCGAAAGGCTCGATGGTGATCTTCATCATCTCGTCAGGCACGCAAGGCTGCGGTGCTGCGAAGCCGTTGCGATAGCGACAGCGGAAGATGCCGTCCGTGACGATCATCGCAAATCCGGTCGGAAACTCTTCGCTCGGCGGGTAGACATCGACCAGCTTGGCGGTGAAGTCGGTGTCGAGGCCATCGGTCGCGGCGAAAAGCTCGATCTCGACGGGTCCCACCACCGCCATGTCCTCGCCAAGCGGCTCGGTCTCGAATGACAGCACGTCGAGCCTTGCTGCGAGCGGCATGTTTGTATCGCCGCAGCCAAAGAACCGGCTGCTTTCGCGCTGGTCGAAACCGCCGCCCTCAAACACCGGCTGGCCGCTGGTCAGCGCCCCACCGATCGTAGGCACCGGGTTCTTCGGATCGAAGTCGTAGACGAAGGGGGCAGCGTCCACGCTGGGAAGCGTCTCCGACAAGCTGCCATTTGGATGCAGGTTCAGCGCGAGCCTGCTGCCTGCCGGCAATGGCCAATCGGGCGCGGCGATCCAGCGACCACCATGGTCGATGCGGCCTTCGGCGGTGCGCCGTCCCGAACCGCCGCCCATCAGGAACAGGCGGACGCGCGGATCGGCTTCGACTGCATTGTCGACGTTCTTCAGCCAGCGGTCGAACCAGCGGCGGCGGAACTCCAGCCAGCTTTCGGCGACATTGCCGCCAAGCGGCGCAGCGCTGCCGAAATCGACATCCCCGGCAAAGGTGGCATTGCGGTTGCCGTGCAGGTTGGGGCCCATCACCACCGACAGCGGTCGGTTCGGATCTCGCGACAGGCCCTCGTAGTTCTCGAAGGTCGTCCGCACATAGGCGTCGTACCAACTCGACACCAGCGCCACGGCCACATTGGGGAAGGTGTCGTAGCTGTCCAGGGCATAGATCCCTGGCTGCTTCCAGTAATCGTCGAATGTGCCCCGGCGCCATTGCTCGAGCAGATAGCCCTCATATTCGGGAACCCAGCGCACCGGCGAACGCCCCTCCGACCAGGGCATGGCTTTGAACCACTCCCTGACGTCCTCTGCCTCAAGCGCCCTAAGCAGATCAGGATTGTCCTTTGCAGCCCCTGCCTCGCGCGCGTGATTGTAGGCCCAGGTCGCCTGCTTCAGCTCGAACGCCCCGCCCTGGCGGATGCCACAGGTGAAGGCGTTGGAGAAGCCGCCGGAGTCCAGCACCATCGCGGCGAGGCCTGGCGGATTGAGGCAGGCAAGCGCCATCTGCGTATGCGCCGCGTAGGAAAGGCCCATGGTGCCGACCCGGCCATTCGACCAGGGCTGCTCGACCAGCCAGGCGATGGTGTCGTAGCCGTCGGGTCCCTCGGCGAGATATTTGACGAACTCGCCTTCCGAACCATTGCGGCCACGACAATCCTGATAGGCGACGACGTAGCCGTGGCGAACGAAATGTGTCGCCACCTCGGCACGCGTCATCGGCCGTTCCATGCCGACTTCGATTTCCGAGCGCGAGCGCTCGCTTTTGCCGTAGGCCGTGCGCTCTAGGAGAACCGGCAGGGCTTGCCCCGCCGGTACTCCATTTTGAGCCGGGCGATAGATGTCTGTGGCCAGACGGATCCCGTCACGCATCGTCACCATGACGTCGCGGTGAACCACGACGCCCCCGGCAACCGGCTCTGGCGCCGGCAATACGAAAACATCCATCGCTTCGGCAGTCGCTTCCATGTCGTGCTTACTTTGCCGTCCGCGCATAGGCGGCCAGCGTGTCCTCTGCCTTGTTGGCGGTGTAGTCGATGTCGGCGCGGCTCGCCCATGTCACCACAGGCCAATAGAGCGGCAGGATCGCAGCGTCGCCGAAGGCAATCTCCGCGGCTTCGGCGAGCAGGGCATTGCGCTTGTCGACATCGAATTCCGACAATGCTGCACGCATCTTCTCGTCATAGGCCGGGTTCGAGTAGCGGGCGCGGTTGAACGAGCCGGTGCCGGCCTCCTTGTCGTAGGTCATCAGAACGTTGTTCATGCCCGATGCCGAGGACGGCGTGGTGGTGCCGAAGGAGAAGATGAAGGCGCTGAATTCCTGCTTGCCGGCGGCACCTGCATAGACGCTGTAGGGCTGGGTAACGACGCCGTTCACCTTGAGGCCGCCGCGCGCGAAAAGCTGGCCCAGCGCCTGCGCCACGTCGGCGTCACCGGCGAAGCGGTCGTTGGACGAGTGGATGGTGATACCGAAGCCATCGGCATGGCCGGCCTCGGCGAGCAGCTTCTTGGCCCCCTCAAGGTCGATAGCACCTGGCTCGAGCTTGTCGGAATGGCCACCGATGCCCTCGGGCACGAGTTGCCCCGCCGGCACGCCTGCACCGGACAGGATGCGGTCAATCAAAAGCTGGCGGTCGACCATCTTGGACATTGCCTGGCGAACACGCGTGTCCCTGAGCGGGTTCGGCACCAGGTTCTTGCCGTCCTTGTCGGTAACGAAGGGGCTTTCGTCGCGCGCCGAGTCCAGCGCCAGATAGACGATACGCGCCGACGGGGTCGAATGCAGTGCGATGTTCTCGATGCCCTTGAGCGTCGCGACATCGGCCGGTGGCACGGCGTCGATCAGGTCGACCGCGCCGGAGCGAAGGGCAGCGACCCGAGCAGCATCGTTGGAAATGGCGCGGAAAGTCACCTTTTCGAATTCCGGCTTGTCGCCCCAGAAATCGTCATTGCGCTGGAGCACGAGGCGGTCGCCGGGCACCCATTCGACGAACTTGTAAGGACCGGTTCCGATGGCAGCGGCGCCGCCGATGAAGTCCTGGCTGGTTTTGCCCTCGGTCGCCTTCTTCGAGACGATGTAGACCATGCCGGCCAGTTCCATGAATTGCGGCGTCGGCTTCTTGGTGGTGAAACGAATGGTCTGCGGATCGACGATCTCCATCTTGGCGATCGGCCCGACATTGGCGGTGAACGGCGCCGGGCTATTCTCGATCTTGGAGATGCGCTCAAGCGAGTAAACCACGTCCTCGGCGGTCAGCGGCGAGCCGTCATGGAACTTCACGCCGGACCGCAGTTTCACCTCCCAGGTCAGCGGGTCGACGTTCTTCCAGCTCTCGGCAAGGTTCGGCTTGACCTGCAGATTGGCATCCGGCTCGGCCAGGCGGCCGAACACCTGTTGCGCCAGGTTCTGGTTGTTGCCGGTGCGCGAAAACTGCGGATCGACCGACGACGGCTCGGTAGAGATGCCGACGACGAGGTCGGCGGCAAGGGCCGCGGTCGACAGGCTGGTGGCCAGAAGCAGGCCGGCGACTGTGGATCGGATCAGGTTCATTTTTAGGCTCCCCTTTGTGTTGGTTAGGTCGTGATCTCGGCCGGGCGGGCGATCACGCTCACCGGCGTTTCATTGAGATGGCAGGCGCTGATGTGCCCCGGCGCGATCTCGCGCAGCAACGGCCGCTCCCGGCGGCAGCGGTCGAAGGCATGCGGGCAACGCGGGTGGAAATGGCAGCCGCTCGGCGGGTGCAACGGTGACGGAATCTCGCCCTTGACCGGATTGAACTGGCGTCGCCGCTGTTTGATGGTCGGCACCTCCGACAGCAGCGCCATCGTGTAGGGGTGGTTCGGCGCGGCAAAGAACGCATCGGCCGGTGCGCTCTCGACAATGCGGCCGAGATACATGATCGCGACGCGGTCGGAGATGTGTTTCACCACGCCGAGATCGTGGCTGATGAAAAGGTAGGTCAGCCCCAACTCCTGCTTCAGCTCCATGAACAGGTTCAGGATCTGCGCCTGGATAGACACGTCCAGCGCCGACACCGATTCGTCGCAGATCAGGAAGCGTGGCTTGACCGCCAGCGCCCGGGCGATGCCGATACGCTGGCGCTGGCCGCCAGAGAACTGGTGTGGGTAGCGCTTGAGATAGGACGGGTCGAGGCCGACACGCTCCATCAACGCAGCCACCATGTCAGGCGCCTGGCGCTTCGGCACCATGCAATGGGCCACAGGCGCCTCGCCGATGATGTCGAGGATCGTCTTGCGCGGGTTGAGCGACGACATCGGATCCTGGAAGATCATCTGCGAGGTCAGCCGGACAGCCTTGGCCTCCTGCCGGGGCAGCGCCGAGATGTCCTTACCCTCCCAGCGCATCGTACCAGTGGACTGGGGCAGGATGCCCGCCATGATGCGCCCGAGCGTGGACTTGCCGCAGCCGGATTCGCCAACAAGGCCGACGACCTCGCCCGGATTGATGGCCAGCGAGACATCGTCGACGGCATGAACGACACGCTCTTCCAGCTTGGCGCCGAACATGCGGGCCAGCTTTTCGGCATAGTCCAGGCCGCGCGAGAAGCGCCTGGACACGCCGATGCCTTCGATCAGCGGGGTCATGCTGCCCTCTCGAATTGTGGGTTGAAGCAGCGATAGAGATGACCGTCGAAGGCCGAAGCCTCCGGTTCCGCCTCGCAGGCGGCGGTGGCTGCAAAACAGCGCAGCCTGAACGGGCAGCCGGACGGCCGCCTGAGGGGCGAGGGCGCCATGCCGGGGATCGGCGTCAAGGCCTCGCCGCGATCGAGATTGGCGGGGACCGAGCGCATCAGGCCGATCGTATAGGGATGAACAGGGCGGTCGAGCACATCGTCGACCGTGCCTGTCTCGACGATGCGGCCCGCATACATGACCGCGACCTTCTGGGCGAGGCCGGCGACCACGCCAAGATCGTGGCTGATCCAGATCAGCGACATGCCGAATTCGCCGCTGAGCCGCTGGATGACCGCCAGGATCTGCGAC
This genomic window contains:
- a CDS encoding aldehyde dehydrogenase (NADP(+)): MAFTPKGKHLVAGEWLDGAGTFASAPAHGPVHQFAAGTVDLVNRACEAAEDAFWSYANSSRQERAAFLRAIADEIEARAAEITEIGSQETGLPEARLQGERGRTTGQLRLFADHIEKGDYLDRRLDAALPDRQPLPRPEIRLIQRPVGPVAVFGASNFPLAFSTAGGDTAAALAAGCPVVVKGHSAHPGTGEIVAQAIAAAIASTGVHPGVFSLIQGGSRDVGHALVKHPLIKAVGFTGSLAGGRALFDLCAQRPEPIPFFGELGSVNPMMMLPEAMKARGEALGQGWAGSLTMGAGQFCTNPGIAVVIDGADADRFVAAATEALAKVGPQTMLTDGIAKAYHEGAARFATRNTVKPLLTTESSGRSATPNLFETTGAQFVSDHLLGEEVFGPLGMVVRVGSLDEMEQIARGFEGQLTATIHMDAADLEAARRLRPVLERKAGRVLVNGFPTGVEVADSMVHGGPYPASTNFGATSVGTMSIRRFLRPVSYQNMPEGLLPEDFLG
- a CDS encoding CocE/NonD family hydrolase, giving the protein MEATAEAMDVFVLPAPEPVAGGVVVHRDVMVTMRDGIRLATDIYRPAQNGVPAGQALPVLLERTAYGKSERSRSEIEVGMERPMTRAEVATHFVRHGYVVAYQDCRGRNGSEGEFVKYLAEGPDGYDTIAWLVEQPWSNGRVGTMGLSYAAHTQMALACLNPPGLAAMVLDSGGFSNAFTCGIRQGGAFELKQATWAYNHAREAGAAKDNPDLLRALEAEDVREWFKAMPWSEGRSPVRWVPEYEGYLLEQWRRGTFDDYWKQPGIYALDSYDTFPNVAVALVSSWYDAYVRTTFENYEGLSRDPNRPLSVVMGPNLHGNRNATFAGDVDFGSAAPLGGNVAESWLEFRRRWFDRWLKNVDNAVEADPRVRLFLMGGGSGRRTAEGRIDHGGRWIAAPDWPLPAGSRLALNLHPNGSLSETLPSVDAAPFVYDFDPKNPVPTIGGALTSGQPVFEGGGFDQRESSRFFGCGDTNMPLAARLDVLSFETEPLGEDMAVVGPVEIELFAATDGLDTDFTAKLVDVYPPSEEFPTGFAMIVTDGIFRCRYRNGFAAPQPCVPDEMMKITIEPFATANLFKKGHRLRLDISSSNFPKYDVNPNTGAPEGRGRTSRVARNTVFCDAARPSRLNLQVVAADRFEPLSPLKP
- a CDS encoding ABC transporter substrate-binding protein yields the protein MNLIRSTVAGLLLATSLSTAALAADLVVGISTEPSSVDPQFSRTGNNQNLAQQVFGRLAEPDANLQVKPNLAESWKNVDPLTWEVKLRSGVKFHDGSPLTAEDVVYSLERISKIENSPAPFTANVGPIAKMEIVDPQTIRFTTKKPTPQFMELAGMVYIVSKKATEGKTSQDFIGGAAAIGTGPYKFVEWVPGDRLVLQRNDDFWGDKPEFEKVTFRAISNDAARVAALRSGAVDLIDAVPPADVATLKGIENIALHSTPSARIVYLALDSARDESPFVTDKDGKNLVPNPLRDTRVRQAMSKMVDRQLLIDRILSGAGVPAGQLVPEGIGGHSDKLEPGAIDLEGAKKLLAEAGHADGFGITIHSSNDRFAGDADVAQALGQLFARGGLKVNGVVTQPYSVYAGAAGKQEFSAFIFSFGTTTPSSASGMNNVLMTYDKEAGTGSFNRARYSNPAYDEKMRAALSEFDVDKRNALLAEAAEIAFGDAAILPLYWPVVTWASRADIDYTANKAEDTLAAYARTAK
- a CDS encoding dihydrodipicolinate synthase family protein gives rise to the protein MKAKIFTGVIPALMTPCKEDRTPDFDALVRKGKELIAQGMSAVVYCGSMGDWPLLTDEQRMEGVERLVKAGVPVIVGTGGINSASAVAHAAHAQKVGAHGLMVIPRVLSRGPSLTAQKAHFKAILSAAPDLPAVIYNSPYYGFATRADLFFALRAEHKNLVGFKEFGGNADMRYAAENITSRDDGVSLMIGVDTAVFHGFVNCGATGAITGIGNVLPKEVIHLCNLSQAAAAGDVDARQRALELEQALAVLSSFDEGPDLVLYFKHMMVMKGDKEYTLHFNETDALTDSQRGYCEAQFKLFNAWYGAWSKLPGAVEKYKG
- a CDS encoding Ldh family oxidoreductase, translating into MSETTALPISALHERVEAIFRKAGLNAVQSGALARVIVAGERDACKSHGIYRIEGTLRTVKAGKVKPDAEPELLPQEGSAIVRVNARSGFANPAFELGLPALVERARSFGLAALVINDCTHFSALWPEVEAITDQGLAGLVMCPSYASVAPAGGNKPLLGTNPFAFGWPRPDKSPYVFDFATSVAARGEIELHRRAGKPLPEGWAIDADGKPTTDPTAALAGAMLPFGGHKGSAIGTMIELLAGIMIGDLTSPEVLEYLGTTTLAPPHGELILAFSPKAFAAGRPGDPFARAETLFEAIAGQGARLPSQRRYVARTKSEAEGIVLNAAEMELLDRLLAQGLDAVS
- a CDS encoding GntR family transcriptional regulator, producing MTEADTNTIPERKRGSGVKMVYDLLRDEILDLVLLPGSPIDEVQLAERFKMSRTPIREALVRLAGEGLIDTLPNRSTMVSNIDFLNMHTYFDALVLMYRVTTRLAAQYHRPEDLKVIRAHQAEFAAAVQAQDALAMIATNAALHQAISEAGRNPYFTSLFNRLLDEGRRILRLYYQSYEDRLPQRFVDEHEDMIAVIAARDVDAADQLAKAHAEQIVHQIQKLFTRNDRLEVAL
- a CDS encoding oligopeptide/dipeptide ABC transporter ATP-binding protein; translation: MTPLIEGIGVSRRFSRGLDYAEKLARMFGAKLEERVVHAVDDVSLAINPGEVVGLVGESGCGKSTLGRIMAGILPQSTGTMRWEGKDISALPRQEAKAVRLTSQMIFQDPMSSLNPRKTILDIIGEAPVAHCMVPKRQAPDMVAALMERVGLDPSYLKRYPHQFSGGQRQRIGIARALAVKPRFLICDESVSALDVSIQAQILNLFMELKQELGLTYLFISHDLGVVKHISDRVAIMYLGRIVESAPADAFFAAPNHPYTMALLSEVPTIKQRRRQFNPVKGEIPSPLHPPSGCHFHPRCPHAFDRCRRERPLLREIAPGHISACHLNETPVSVIARPAEITT
- a CDS encoding transporter substrate-binding domain-containing protein translates to MKTSVLAFGLMAATALTGQAHADKLDDIIASGTLRCAVVLDFPPMGSRDASNNPIGFDVDYCNDLAKALGVTAEIVETPFPERIPALMSGRVDVGVASTSDTLERAKTVGMTVPYFAFQMAVTSNDKTGIKSFEDMKGKVVGATAGTYEAIALEKQVKEWGVGEFRPYQTQADVFLALSQGQLDATVSTSTVAQANVKTGKFPGISVVGNAPFDIDYVALFTNREEYGLINYLNLFINQQVRTGRYKELYEKWVGGELPSLAVNGVYR